From one Flavobacteriales bacterium genomic stretch:
- a CDS encoding T9SS type A sorting domain-containing protein — protein sequence MLRPLFPLFAGFAAFACAGQTTYDAKILEYTGLRYACEGSGTPVLKIQNAGSAAMGTCVVETWKNGLMVNSFNWILPVPALQGEVRQPALPAVPVDPGDQLEFHIISVNDEPDEDAAGNILGVDLSDTPALSNGGEMEVLIELGDDPGAIVWSVTNHLNQVVASGGPYEEGNTVVTDEIDLPPGCYTFKAEDQTRSLAPDAVVRVKRGGNTLLVAADLEESYSKGLRAGALEACPYPVELELRTDAAANETSYEIRSADGNIIHCTGGGISGGAQTLIDGCCLPEGCYQLRVMDAGGDGIVGGGYILREGNGSMRRMIDNRDGFGDGGMSAIAGGEGFCLPLGDDRPTFTGCDKLDWRTAPCGAEYVVLNANSGVTAQYGIDNTGSGYQIWFFDPNGGYSFKRFQSHATSNGMPGSATRACHFLINGWSGSQLQEGVLYNVKARARIGGAYQAWGAACRFRIDNAAAQCPATRLLDLPGSQYLSCGQGRSIGSNVLVHARPVRRRNANCNWVNANRYQFRFRVAGESGEVVKTSASGKYWVNTLGLECGVTYQVDVRASFDNGASWCRDGEAWGDACQLTIDPCTGAELVPAASALTESRLMLYPNPNDGGTVRIMLSAAHGHSPHIDVEVLDLVGRSVINRRFGRGEGMTLDAILELPTGMASGIYLVTASMGDQVLSERLVVRD from the coding sequence ATGCTCCGACCATTGTTCCCCCTGTTCGCCGGCTTCGCAGCGTTCGCTTGCGCTGGGCAAACCACCTACGATGCCAAGATCCTGGAGTACACCGGCCTGCGGTACGCCTGCGAAGGCAGCGGCACGCCGGTGCTGAAGATCCAGAATGCCGGATCGGCCGCCATGGGAACCTGCGTGGTGGAGACCTGGAAGAACGGCTTGATGGTGAACAGCTTCAACTGGATCCTGCCCGTTCCGGCGCTGCAGGGCGAGGTGCGCCAGCCTGCATTGCCTGCTGTGCCCGTTGACCCCGGCGACCAGTTGGAGTTCCACATCATCAGCGTGAACGATGAGCCCGATGAGGATGCGGCGGGCAACATCCTTGGGGTTGACCTGAGCGATACGCCAGCGCTATCCAATGGCGGCGAGATGGAAGTGCTCATTGAGCTCGGCGATGACCCCGGCGCCATCGTGTGGAGCGTAACGAATCACCTGAACCAAGTGGTGGCGTCGGGCGGGCCGTACGAGGAGGGCAATACGGTGGTGACGGACGAGATCGACCTGCCACCCGGTTGCTACACCTTCAAGGCCGAGGATCAGACCCGGAGCCTTGCACCCGATGCCGTGGTACGGGTGAAGCGAGGCGGCAATACGCTACTCGTGGCCGCAGACCTCGAAGAATCCTATTCCAAGGGCCTTCGCGCCGGTGCGCTCGAAGCATGCCCGTATCCGGTGGAACTGGAGCTGCGCACCGATGCGGCGGCCAACGAGACCTCGTATGAGATCCGATCCGCTGACGGCAACATCATCCATTGCACGGGAGGCGGTATTTCAGGCGGAGCGCAAACCTTGATCGACGGATGCTGCCTGCCCGAGGGCTGCTATCAGCTGAGGGTGATGGATGCAGGCGGCGATGGCATCGTAGGGGGCGGTTACATCCTGCGCGAGGGCAATGGCTCGATGCGGCGCATGATCGATAACAGGGACGGTTTCGGTGATGGCGGGATGAGCGCGATCGCCGGCGGCGAAGGCTTCTGCCTGCCGCTCGGGGACGACCGCCCCACCTTCACCGGTTGCGATAAGCTCGATTGGCGCACGGCCCCATGCGGCGCTGAGTACGTGGTGCTCAACGCCAATTCCGGCGTGACCGCGCAGTACGGCATCGACAACACTGGCAGTGGCTACCAGATCTGGTTCTTCGACCCCAACGGAGGATACAGCTTCAAGCGCTTCCAGAGCCACGCCACCAGCAACGGCATGCCTGGTAGCGCCACGCGCGCCTGCCATTTCCTGATCAATGGCTGGAGCGGCAGCCAGCTGCAGGAAGGCGTGCTCTACAATGTGAAGGCACGCGCGAGGATCGGCGGGGCTTACCAGGCTTGGGGGGCGGCCTGCCGGTTCCGCATCGACAATGCCGCTGCGCAATGCCCAGCCACACGATTGCTCGACCTGCCCGGCAGTCAGTACCTGAGCTGCGGGCAGGGCCGCTCAATCGGGAGCAATGTGCTGGTGCATGCCCGCCCCGTGAGGCGCCGGAACGCGAACTGCAATTGGGTGAATGCCAATCGATACCAGTTCCGGTTCCGGGTTGCAGGTGAATCAGGCGAGGTCGTGAAGACCAGCGCCTCGGGCAAGTATTGGGTGAATACCCTCGGCCTCGAATGCGGCGTGACCTATCAAGTGGATGTCCGGGCGAGCTTCGACAACGGGGCGTCATGGTGCCGCGATGGTGAGGCCTGGGGCGATGCCTGCCAACTCACCATCGATCCATGCACCGGTGCTGAACTGGTCCCTGCCGCTTCGGCGCTCACGGAATCGCGATTGATGCTCTACCCGAATCCGAATGATGGCGGCACCGTGCGCATCATGCTTTCGGCTGCTCACGGACATTCGCCCCACATTGATGTCGAGGTGTTGGACCTCGTCGGCCGGAGCGTGATCAATCGTCGATTCGGTCGCGGGGAAGGGATGACGCTGGATGCGATACTTGAACTGCCGACTGGCATGGCCTCGGGCATCTACCTCGTTACAGCAAGCATGGGCGACCAGGTCCTCAGCGAACGATTGGTCGTTCGCGACTGA
- a CDS encoding TonB-dependent receptor: MKQFLSIAASALMAHAAMPQARLQGIVTDDGGSPLDGVSVLVGADGRLGTATDRTGRFELKGVGEGEVRLRAQHLGYVPIDTLLLARAEAVTLRMTRAAVFLGAAEVTALRAGDRAPFAKSVMSREQIDRINTGVDLPFLLEQQPGVVATSDGGTGIGYTYMRIRGTDGTRTNITLNGVPFNDAESQGAFLVNLPDLASSLEDIEVQRGVGSSTNGPAAFGASVSMRTTAVKREPWALLGASGGSFSAQRYSVSAGTGLIDGRFSLDARLSSISTEGYVDRASADLKSYFVQGAWVGAKRSLRFIAFQGKEITYQAWAGVPREVVDTNRTFNPYTYENEVDNYEQAHYQLLLDHRLSPSVTLNATLFRVDGAGYFEQFREGDELAAYGIAPAVINGDSTATSDLIRRRWLENTLLGANANADIGLGKHRLVLGASYSHYSGQHFGELIWARYAGSADIGDRYYDNDARKTDLSAFVKLTYGLRHNIDAYGDLQFRSVSHWLEMLNAELVPEQQPIAFSFFNPKAGVTWSLSSGDRVYASIAVANREPNREDLQETAPSSRPRSERLVDYELGYERRTGHLSAGVNCYLMDYADQLVLTGELNDVGAALRTNLARSYRAGVELMGALRVSKRLTWRANAAFSRNRVRAFTEFVDDWDNGGQVGYTYAESELPLSPGVVAGSELTYRALEGKRATADLTLVTKYVGRQFLDLSASVDRMLDPFLVSDLRLNATWLAKGTKGIEFNLTLRNLFSELYESNGWVYSYVSDGRRQEFVGLYPQAPLNLLGGVSVRL; the protein is encoded by the coding sequence ATGAAACAGTTCCTTTCGATCGCCGCATCAGCGCTCATGGCGCATGCAGCAATGCCGCAAGCGCGCCTTCAAGGAATCGTCACGGATGATGGCGGAAGCCCATTGGATGGCGTGAGCGTCCTGGTGGGCGCCGATGGGCGCTTAGGTACGGCCACCGACCGGACCGGGCGCTTCGAGCTCAAGGGGGTCGGAGAAGGCGAGGTGCGCTTGCGTGCGCAGCATCTAGGTTATGTCCCGATCGACACGTTGCTCCTTGCACGCGCCGAGGCCGTGACCCTGCGGATGACTCGGGCGGCGGTGTTCCTGGGGGCTGCTGAGGTCACTGCCCTGCGTGCCGGCGATCGGGCCCCCTTCGCCAAGAGCGTGATGTCGCGCGAGCAGATCGATCGCATCAACACCGGGGTCGATCTTCCTTTCCTGCTGGAGCAGCAACCGGGCGTGGTGGCCACCAGCGATGGCGGCACCGGCATCGGCTACACCTACATGCGCATCCGCGGCACCGATGGAACCCGCACCAACATCACCCTTAATGGGGTGCCATTCAACGATGCCGAGAGCCAAGGCGCCTTCCTGGTGAACCTGCCGGACCTCGCGAGCAGCTTGGAGGACATCGAGGTGCAACGCGGCGTGGGGAGCAGCACCAATGGCCCTGCCGCATTCGGCGCCAGCGTCAGCATGCGCACCACGGCGGTGAAGCGTGAACCGTGGGCGCTGCTGGGCGCGAGCGGCGGCTCTTTCAGCGCGCAACGCTACAGCGTGAGCGCCGGGACCGGATTGATCGATGGGCGATTCAGCCTCGATGCACGGCTGTCCTCCATCAGCACCGAGGGTTATGTGGACCGCGCCAGCGCCGATCTCAAGAGCTACTTCGTGCAGGGCGCATGGGTGGGGGCGAAGCGCTCCCTGCGGTTCATCGCCTTCCAGGGGAAGGAGATCACCTATCAGGCTTGGGCCGGCGTGCCGCGGGAGGTGGTCGACACGAATCGCACCTTCAATCCATACACCTACGAGAACGAGGTGGACAACTACGAACAGGCGCATTACCAGCTGCTCCTCGACCATCGGCTCTCACCGAGCGTCACGCTGAATGCCACGCTCTTCCGCGTGGACGGGGCGGGTTATTTCGAGCAGTTCCGGGAAGGCGATGAGCTAGCCGCTTACGGCATAGCGCCCGCCGTGATCAATGGCGACTCCACGGCCACCAGCGACCTCATCCGCCGCCGCTGGCTCGAAAACACCCTGCTGGGCGCGAATGCGAATGCGGACATCGGCCTAGGCAAGCACCGGCTCGTGCTCGGAGCCAGCTACAGCCATTATTCGGGCCAGCATTTCGGGGAGTTGATCTGGGCGCGGTACGCCGGGAGTGCGGATATCGGTGATCGCTATTACGACAACGACGCGCGCAAGACGGATCTGAGCGCCTTCGTGAAGCTGACTTATGGGTTGCGGCACAACATCGACGCGTATGGCGATCTTCAGTTCAGGAGCGTTTCACACTGGTTGGAGATGCTGAATGCAGAGCTCGTTCCTGAGCAGCAACCCATCGCCTTCAGCTTCTTCAACCCCAAAGCCGGCGTTACCTGGAGCTTGAGCAGCGGCGATCGGGTGTACGCTTCCATCGCCGTGGCCAACCGTGAACCCAATCGGGAGGATCTGCAGGAGACCGCGCCAAGCAGCCGTCCGCGCAGTGAGCGCTTGGTGGACTATGAGCTGGGCTACGAGCGGCGTACCGGGCACCTGAGCGCAGGGGTCAATTGCTACCTCATGGATTATGCGGATCAGCTAGTGCTCACAGGTGAATTGAATGATGTGGGCGCCGCCTTGCGCACAAACTTGGCCAGGAGCTACCGGGCAGGCGTCGAATTGATGGGTGCATTGCGGGTCAGCAAGCGCCTCACCTGGCGTGCGAATGCCGCGTTCAGCCGGAATCGCGTGCGCGCTTTCACCGAGTTCGTTGATGATTGGGACAATGGCGGTCAGGTCGGGTACACCTATGCGGAAAGCGAGCTCCCGCTCTCACCCGGCGTCGTGGCTGGCAGCGAGCTGACCTATCGCGCATTGGAGGGCAAGCGCGCAACCGCGGACCTCACCTTGGTGACCAAATACGTCGGTCGCCAATTCCTCGACCTCAGCGCCAGCGTGGATCGCATGCTCGACCCCTTCCTGGTGAGCGACCTGCGATTGAATGCGACCTGGTTGGCCAAAGGCACCAAGGGCATCGAATTCAACCTGACGCTGCGCAATCTGTTCAGCGAGCTCTATGAAAGCAACGGCTGGGTGTATAGCTACGTAAGCGATGGGCGAAGGCAGGAGTTCGTTGGCTTGTATCCGCAGGCACCGCTGAATCTGCTGGGCGGGGTGAGCGTGCGTCTCTGA
- a CDS encoding T9SS type A sorting domain-containing protein encodes MKPLLFLMACAFGANCTAQSTYDARILEYTGLRYACEGSGTPVLKIQNAGSAAMGTCVVETWKNGLMVNSFNWILAVPALQGEVRQPALPAVPVDPGDQLEFHIISVNEEPDEDPDGNVLLASMDIVPGAASTYLVNVVVNMGTPPDSLFWSITDANAQVVAQGGPFITDGVEELWVELQPDACYMVGVSEAGDTPSGDGQLVLFSDGDVVADLIGGTTASPSHGGLTTGLSLGTPETGIEQLIAWPNPAEGFFRIAGPEGLFRVIMRDAEGRIVKEMTAASGIAIDATDLSPGLYGIEAHDRYGAVLHSRLIVAR; translated from the coding sequence ATGAAGCCGCTCCTCTTCCTCATGGCTTGCGCCTTCGGAGCCAATTGCACCGCCCAATCCACCTACGATGCAAGGATCCTGGAGTACACCGGCCTGCGCTACGCCTGCGAAGGCAGCGGCACGCCGGTACTGAAGATCCAGAATGCCGGATCGGCCGCCATGGGAACCTGCGTGGTGGAGACCTGGAAGAACGGCCTGATGGTGAACAGCTTCAACTGGATCCTGGCCGTTCCGGCGCTGCAAGGCGAGGTGCGCCAGCCCGCATTGCCTGCTGTGCCCGTTGACCCCGGCGACCAGCTGGAGTTCCACATCATCAGCGTGAACGAGGAACCCGATGAGGATCCTGATGGCAATGTGCTCCTGGCCTCGATGGACATCGTGCCCGGAGCGGCGAGCACCTACCTCGTGAACGTGGTGGTGAACATGGGCACCCCGCCGGATTCGCTTTTCTGGTCCATCACAGATGCCAACGCGCAAGTGGTGGCGCAGGGCGGACCCTTTATCACGGATGGGGTCGAAGAGCTATGGGTGGAGCTGCAGCCGGATGCGTGCTACATGGTAGGCGTGTCCGAAGCGGGCGACACGCCTTCCGGCGATGGTCAGCTCGTGCTCTTCTCCGACGGGGACGTCGTCGCCGACCTTATCGGGGGCACCACTGCATCCCCGTCGCATGGCGGGCTGACCACGGGCCTATCGCTCGGAACCCCGGAGACCGGGATCGAGCAATTGATCGCATGGCCCAATCCAGCTGAAGGCTTCTTTCGCATCGCGGGGCCTGAAGGCTTGTTTCGGGTGATCATGCGCGATGCCGAGGGCCGCATCGTGAAAGAGATGACTGCGGCATCGGGCATCGCCATCGATGCAACTGACCTGTCGCCCGGCCTGTATGGGATCGAGGCGCACGACCGTTATGGAGCCGTGCTCCATTCAAGACTGATCGTGGCGCGGTGA
- a CDS encoding tetratricopeptide repeat protein codes for MRSVALVLLWLVAIAAHGQTDSLLRVWNDDAQPDSARLKAVQILAWRAVFEQPDSGMALARKQLDFARRVESQSAQFEASTTLAVGSSMKSDYESALNHLHACLALSKAMKDPKREANTYSNLSNVYRSLGDLPMALTQLQKSLRIDTELQNKDGLAGTYNNMGTIQTELNNHREALGHYEGSAALAEELDSDRGRAQAALNLGSAYLNLGRPDTAALLFERGLELYRRIGRRLEQGMAFNNLGRAYGQLGRGAEAFASLDSAERILTSLGSARQLVRTHVNRGNLLIDLKRAREAIAACRAGEGIAVSANLLQQRVECLQCLHRALELAGDFRNAYAAQSAYMSVNDSLLRLNNSKEVTRLEVTRAFQERMLADSLDNVRRLHEQELHAQDRIASEKERRNFFLYAGLGVLALSAGLWNRLRYTRRSRAAIQFEKERSENLLLNILPAAVAEELKDKGEAEARLFDQVTVLFTDFKGFTALSEKVTPKQLVKDLHECFSAFDRICARHGIEKIKTIGDAYMAAGGLPTPNATHAMDAIRAALEMRDFIAVGKQRKIEAGLPYFEIRIGIHSGPVVAGVVGEKKFAYDIWGDTVNTASRMESSGEVGKVNISEATYALVKDVMMVDGELSAADGRSSHSPTPIPHSPSFVFTPRGKVKAKGKGEMEMYFAEPARS; via the coding sequence ATGCGGAGCGTCGCGCTCGTCCTCCTTTGGCTGGTCGCCATCGCTGCGCACGGCCAAACGGATTCGTTGCTGCGCGTATGGAATGATGACGCCCAGCCCGATTCAGCACGGTTGAAGGCCGTGCAGATCCTCGCCTGGAGAGCGGTGTTCGAGCAGCCCGACAGCGGCATGGCCCTGGCGCGAAAGCAGCTCGATTTCGCGCGCCGGGTTGAATCGCAGTCCGCGCAATTCGAAGCCAGCACCACCCTCGCCGTGGGCAGCAGCATGAAGAGCGATTACGAGTCAGCGCTCAACCACCTGCATGCTTGCCTCGCCTTATCGAAGGCGATGAAGGACCCCAAGCGCGAAGCCAACACCTACAGCAACCTGAGCAATGTGTACCGCAGCCTCGGCGACCTGCCCATGGCGCTCACCCAGCTGCAGAAGAGCCTGCGCATCGACACGGAACTCCAGAACAAGGATGGTTTGGCCGGCACCTACAACAACATGGGCACCATCCAGACCGAGTTGAACAACCACCGCGAAGCCCTCGGCCATTACGAGGGAAGCGCTGCGCTGGCGGAGGAGCTCGATAGCGATCGCGGCCGTGCCCAAGCCGCCTTGAACCTGGGAAGCGCCTACCTGAACCTGGGCAGGCCCGATACGGCAGCGCTGCTCTTCGAGCGCGGGCTGGAGCTGTACCGAAGGATCGGGCGCAGGCTCGAGCAGGGCATGGCCTTCAACAACCTGGGGCGTGCCTATGGGCAGCTGGGTCGCGGCGCCGAGGCGTTCGCGAGCCTCGATTCCGCTGAGCGGATACTCACCTCGCTGGGCAGTGCGCGCCAGCTGGTGCGCACCCATGTGAACCGCGGCAACCTGCTCATCGACCTGAAGCGGGCGCGCGAGGCCATCGCCGCCTGCCGCGCTGGAGAGGGCATCGCCGTGTCCGCCAACCTGCTGCAGCAACGCGTGGAATGCCTGCAATGCCTGCACAGAGCGCTTGAACTGGCCGGTGACTTCCGGAATGCATACGCCGCGCAATCCGCGTACATGAGCGTGAATGATTCCTTGCTGCGGCTCAATAACAGCAAGGAGGTCACGCGGCTCGAGGTCACGCGGGCCTTTCAGGAGCGCATGCTCGCCGACAGCCTGGACAATGTGCGAAGGCTGCATGAGCAGGAGCTGCATGCGCAAGATCGGATCGCGAGCGAGAAGGAGCGCCGCAACTTCTTCCTCTACGCCGGCTTGGGCGTGCTCGCCCTATCCGCTGGACTGTGGAACCGACTTCGCTACACACGTCGCTCGCGAGCGGCCATCCAGTTCGAGAAGGAGCGCAGCGAGAACCTGCTGCTCAACATCCTGCCCGCTGCCGTCGCGGAGGAATTGAAGGACAAGGGCGAGGCGGAAGCAAGGCTCTTCGATCAGGTCACCGTGCTCTTCACAGATTTCAAGGGCTTCACCGCGCTCAGTGAGAAGGTCACGCCTAAGCAGCTCGTGAAGGACCTGCATGAGTGCTTCAGCGCCTTCGACCGCATTTGCGCCAGGCACGGCATCGAGAAGATCAAGACCATCGGCGATGCATACATGGCGGCTGGCGGCCTGCCGACGCCGAACGCGACTCATGCCATGGATGCGATACGGGCCGCCCTGGAGATGCGCGATTTCATCGCCGTGGGCAAGCAGCGGAAGATCGAAGCCGGCCTTCCGTACTTCGAGATCCGCATCGGGATCCACAGCGGACCCGTTGTGGCCGGCGTGGTGGGCGAGAAGAAATTCGCCTACGACATCTGGGGCGATACCGTGAACACCGCTTCACGCATGGAGAGCAGCGGAGAAGTGGGCAAGGTGAACATCAGCGAAGCGACCTATGCCTTGGTGAAGGATGTGATGATGGTGGATGGCGAACTGTCAGCAGCGGATGGGAGATCCTCCCATTCACCAACTCCCATTCCCCACTCACCTTCATTCGTATTCACCCCACGCGGGAAAGTGAAGGCCAAGGGCAAAGGGGAGATGGAGATGTACTTCGCGGAGCCGGCACGAAGCTGA